TTTTGAGGAGGCGGACCTGATCCTAGAGGAGTCCTACACCACCCAGCATCAGGAGCAGGTTTATCTCGAGCCTCAGGGAACTTTCGCCGTTCCCGGCCAGGATCGTAGATCGGTGGATATAACCATATCCTGTCAGTGTCCCTTTTACGTCCATAATTCGGTCGTAAAGGGCCTCGGATTCGATCCCGATAAAGTGGTGATAAAGCAGTCCATAACCGGAGGTGCCTTCGGAGGAAAGGAGTTCTATCCCTCTCTGGTCGCCCTGCACGTGGCGGTGCTGGCCCTTGCCTCGGGAAAGACCGTCAAGATGATCTTCGATCGCCACGAGGACCTTGCGGCTACTTCTAAGAGACACCCTTCGGTGACCTGCATCAGGTCGGGACATAAGAAGGACGGTACTATAACCGCCATGGACGTGGATTTCATCCTTAACGGAGGTGCTACGACTACCTTAAGCGTGGTGGTCCTTCAAAGAGGGGTGCTTCACGCTACAGGCTGTTATAAAGTCCCTAACGCAAGGGTCTTAGGACGGGCTGTGGCGACCAACCTGCCTCCTAGCGGGGCTTACAGGGGATTTGGGGTTCCTCAATCGATGTTTGCTCTTGAACGGCATATGGACCTGGCGGCGGAAAGACTGGGTCTCGATCCTGTCTCCATTAGAGAGGTAAACCTCCTTGATGTCGGGGACCTTCTTCCCTGCGGTCAGGCCATGACCCAGGTCGCCGCAAGGGAGGTTATGGAGAGGGCTCTGGAGATATCGGATTACCGCAAAAAGGTGGAGGATTTCAAAGCCCATAACCAGGAGCAGCCTAAAACCCTGAAGGGAATAGGCCTGTCGCTGTTTCTCCACGGCGGTGCCTTTACCGGGTCGGGAGAGGACTACATAAACGGAGTCACCAAAGTCGTCTTCGTTCCCGGTGATACCGCCGAACAGGGTCGGGTTGAGATAAGGATAAGCAGCACCGAGATGGGCCAGGGGGCGGCTACGGTCCTTCCTCAGATAGTCGCCGAAGGGCTAGGGCTGTCTTTAGCGAAGGTGGACTTCATGACTCCTGACACCTCTAAGATATCAAACAGCGGTCCTACCGTGGCCTCCAGGACGACCGTCGTTGTCGGGGCTATCCTCACCAGATCCGTTGGCGATATGATCGAGAAGCTCGTCGATTTCCTGACCTCCACCCTCGGTGTTACAGTTACCTTCGACGGGAAGGCCTTCTGCGGTGGATCTCACTGTATGTCCTTTCTAGAGGCGGCACACCGATATTCTCAGGAGGTAGGGGAGCTTATTGGCTGGGGGAAATACCGGTCCACCGGAAGTCACTGGGACGACGATACCAATACCGGAGACGCCTATCCGTCCTATTCCTGGGCTTGTGATGTCGTCGAGGTCGAGGTCGACAGGGATACTTTGGAGGTCGTCCCTAAAAAACTCCACTCAGTGGT
This genomic interval from Dethiosulfovibrio salsuginis contains the following:
- a CDS encoding xanthine dehydrogenase family protein molybdopterin-binding subunit, giving the protein MGNRLKIVGKSEPRKDGWEKVTGRALFIDDIPLDGCWYGGVLRSDVARGRLVSIEKDPSFDWSRVTVVTSSDLPGANMVASVRDDCPILAEDKVCYVTEPIALVAAPDQDTLKEAMACLRPVIEPDGEPVIDVQDAIKADRLVWGEDNIIKSFDIRMGDLDRGFEEADLILEESYTTQHQEQVYLEPQGTFAVPGQDRRSVDITISCQCPFYVHNSVVKGLGFDPDKVVIKQSITGGAFGGKEFYPSLVALHVAVLALASGKTVKMIFDRHEDLAATSKRHPSVTCIRSGHKKDGTITAMDVDFILNGGATTTLSVVVLQRGVLHATGCYKVPNARVLGRAVATNLPPSGAYRGFGVPQSMFALERHMDLAAERLGLDPVSIREVNLLDVGDLLPCGQAMTQVAAREVMERALEISDYRKKVEDFKAHNQEQPKTLKGIGLSLFLHGGAFTGSGEDYINGVTKVVFVPGDTAEQGRVEIRISSTEMGQGAATVLPQIVAEGLGLSLAKVDFMTPDTSKISNSGPTVASRTTVVVGAILTRSVGDMIEKLVDFLTSTLGVTVTFDGKAFCGGSHCMSFLEAAHRYSQEVGELIGWGKYRSTGSHWDDDTNTGDAYPSYSWACDVVEVEVDRDTLEVVPKKLHSVVEIGTVINPILAEGQYEGGSLQALGYGWLEDMAVKGDRIDAGSLSKYLIPTTMDTPDYNLEFIEVPYQHGPYGAKGLGELPHDGGAPALAQAIGHALGVFPTEIPVTPERITAMLASKGESK